Proteins encoded within one genomic window of Cucumis sativus cultivar 9930 chromosome 3, Cucumber_9930_V3, whole genome shotgun sequence:
- the LOC101221590 gene encoding dymeclin, with amino-acid sequence MGAVPSTPSRTNSRPQDTAEYLIGTFVGEESFPISSDFWQKLLELPLSLQWPTHRVHQACELLATNNYRTRHLAKILTHMAWCLQECITNSGTSSLTYEKAINAVYISSVFLKHLIENTKSGRIEELYLSLNDNESASKDFIADQNVEDFVIHAVLSFIGSVNISDEKYFLHVELLNFMLIAMSTQLLSGPSPRPKDFNPFIDAAMAQDSALVIVVMRKLLLNFISRPNVPLNSSYPIFSDGNQSGVLQRVSSAAANFVLMPFNYLVSSTSQGSGSPLADCSLNVLLILIHYRKCIVSNESLASGDGFISDSLLKESATFYDNPYCKALENASDVEFDRVDSDGNAHNGLLVRLPFASLFDTLGMCLADEGSVLLLYSLLQGNPDFLEYVLVRTDLDTLLMPILEALYNASTRSSNQIYMLLIILLILSQDSSFNASIHKLILPAVPWYKERLLHQTSLGSLMVIILIRTVQFNLSKLRDVYLHTTCLATLANMAPHVHRLSSYASQRLVSLFDMLSRKYNRSAELKNIKADNAKIDSMEVNFPADDASTEMHIYTDFLRLVLEILNAILSYALPRNPEFIYALMHRQEVFQPFKNHPRFNELLENIYTVLDFFNSRIDAQRMDDDWSVEKVLQVIINNCRSWRGEGLKMFTQLRFTYEQESHPEEFFIPYVWQLVLSTCGFNFNSGVINLFPANVPSEKCNDGDPTQDDKQANGEVQKLAIYVDP; translated from the exons ATGGGGGCTGTGCCTTCTACGCCGAGTCGGACCAACTCGCGGCCGCAGGATACGGCGGAGTACTTAATCGGAACTTTTGTTGGAGAGGAGTCTTTTCCTATTTCATCTGATTTCTGGCAGAAATTGCTTGAGCTTCCTCTTAGCCTGCAATGGCCGACTCACCGTGTTCATCAAGCTTGTGAGCTTTTAG CGACAAACAACTACAGGACAAGGCATCTTGCAAAGATTTTAACCCACATGGCATGGTGCTTACAAGAGTGCATTACGAACTCTGGAACATCATCCTTGACTTATGAAAAGGCAATTAATGCTGTTTATATCTCGTCCGTTTTCTTGAAGCACTTGATTGAAAATACGAAAAGTGGCAGAATTGAAGAATTATATCTGTCCCTAAACGATAACGAATCAGCATCAAAAGACTTCATAGCTG atcaaaatgttgaagattttGTAATACACGCTGTTCTTAGCTTTATTGGTTCAGTTAATATAAG CGATGAGAAATACTTCCTCCACGTGGAGCTACTGAACTTTATGTTGATTGCCATGTCAACTCAACTTCTTTCTGGTCCATCTCCTAGACCAAAGGATTTTAATCCATTTATTGATGCAGCCATGGCTCAG GACAGTGCCTTGGTTATTGTGGTCATGCGCAAACTACTGCTCAATTTTATAAGTCGGCCTAATGTACCCCTAAATAGTTCGTATCCCATATTTTCTGATGGAAATCAATCCGGTGTCTTACAGAGAGTCAGTTCTGCAGCAG CAAATTTCGTGTTAATGCCATTCAACTACCTGGTCAGTTCAACTTCACAAGGCTCTGGGAGTCCATTGGCTGATTGCAGTTTAAACGTTCTTCTCATTCTCATTCATTATCGCAAGTGTATTGTTAGCAATGAATCTCTTGCAAGTGGTGATGGCTTTATCTCAGATTCTCTTTTGAAAGAGAGTGCAACCTTTTATGATAATCCGTATTGCAAGGCCTTAGAAAATGCATCTGATGTTGAAT TTGATCGTGTTGATTCAGATGGTAATGCACATAATGGTCTACTTGTGCGGTTACCATTTGCTTCACTGTTTGATACTCTTGGAAT GTGCTTGGCTGATGAGGGTTCTGTGCTTCTGCTCTATTCACTATTGCAAGGGAATCCTGACTTCTTGGAATATGTTTTGGTGCGAACTGATTTGGATACATTG TTGATGCCAATTTTGGAAGCACTCTATAATGCTTCGACAAGGTCATCTAATCAAATCTATATGCTGCTGATCATACTTCTAATTCTTAGTCAGGATTCATCATTTAATGCAAGCATTCACAAACTG ATACTTCCTGCAGTTCCTTGGTATAAGGAGCGTCTTCTTCATCAAACATCTCTTGGTTCTCTGATGGTGATAATCTTAATCAGGACCGTACAGTTCAACTTATCTAAGTTGCGG GATGTATATCTCCATACAACTTGTCTTGCGACATTAGCAAACATGGCTCCTCATGTCCACCGTTTGAGTTCATATGCATCCCAGAGGCTGGTCAGCCTTTTTGATATGCTTTCAAGAAA GTACAACAGATCGGCAGAACTCAAAAACATAAAGGCCGATAATGCTAAAATTGATTCCATGGAAGTCAATTTCCCAGCTGATGATGCG TCAACTGAGATGCATATTTATACCGACTTCTTGAGACTTGtccttgaaattttgaatgcAATTCTGTCTTATGCTCTACCACGGAATCCTGAG TTTATATATGCATTAATGCACCGGCAGGAAGTATTTCAGCCATTCAAGAATCACCCGCGATTTAATGAACTTCTTGAGAACATATACACT GTATTAGATTTCTTCAATAGCCGCATAGATGCTCAAAGAATGGATGATGATTGGTCAGTAGAGAAAGTGCTGCAAGTTATCATTAATAACTGCAGATCTTGGCGTGGGGAAGGCTTGAAG ATGTTTACTCAACTACGTTTCACGTATGAGCAAGAGAGTCATCCCGAAGAGTTTTTCATTCCATATGTTTGGCAGCTTGTACTATCAACCTG TGGATTCAACTTCAATTCTGGAGTCATAAATTTGTTTCCGGCCAATGTACCTTCAGAA AAATGCAATGATGGAGATCCGACTCAAGATGATAAGCAAGCAAATGGTGAGGTTCAGAAGTTGGCGATTTACGTTGATCCTTAG
- the LOC101222770 gene encoding early light-induced protein 1, chloroplastic: MAASAVMQSILSTTATRGVYRTTTNRLLPAALRPCSRSTAAFRVRCMAEEDQREQAIPSSIPPSPPKPEPSPSPPSKVTSTKLTDILAFSGPGPERINGRLAMIGFVAALAVEVSKGQDVFEQIANGGIPWFVGTSVVLTLASLIPLFKGVSAESNSKGIMSSNAELWNGRFAMLGLVALAFTEYVKGGSLV, translated from the exons ATGGCCGCTTCTGCTGTGATGCAATCCATTCTGTCAACCACCGCTACTCGAGGTGTTTATAGGACAACGACGAATCGCCTACTCCCGGCGGCGCTTCGACCGTGCTCCCGGAGTACGGCCGCCTTTCGAGTGCGATGCATGGCGGAG GAGGATCAGAGAGAGCAAGCGATTCCATCATCGATCCCACCGTCACCTCCCAAACCAGAGCCATCTCCCTCGCCACCGTCTAAG gTGACGAGTACGAAACTAACAGATATTTTGGCGTTCAGCGGGCCAGGGCCAGAGAGGATCAACGGGCGGCTAGCGATGATCGGGTTCGTGGCTGCTCTGGCAGTTGAAGTATCGAAAGGGCAGGACGTGTTCGAGCAAATAGCCAACGGAGGGATTCCATGGTTTGTGGGAACGAGCGTGGTTCTGACATTGGCATCATTGATTCCATTGTTTAAAGGAGTGAGCGCTGAGTCGAACTCGAAGGGGATAATGAGTTCTAACGCCGAGCTGTGGAATGGGAGGTTCGCCATGTTGGGCCTTGTTGCCTTGGCCTTCACTGAATATGTTAAAGGTGGAAGCCTTGTATAA
- the LOC101218269 gene encoding heat stress transcription factor A-6b: MNRPGRRVKEEIPASGSSGTTTAASPQPMEGLHEAGPPPFLTKTYEIIEDIGTNHIVSWSRGNNSFVVWDPQSFSLTLLPKYFKHSNFSSFVRQLNTYGFRKVDPDKWEFAHEGFLRGQKHLLKLIRRRKASQPNASHQAPDSCVEVGRFGLDGEVDRLQRDKQVLMAEVVKLRQQQQNTKTYLQTMERRLKKTETKQQLMMNFLARAIQNPDFIQQLIHQKDKHKELEETINRKRRRHIDQGQPDFEDEEEKEDDYDHLPPFVNDDIEMDVDLLPIGDEEHLMKYHVPKKEIMDENCERNVDNIEDLNEGFWENLLNEANEEDHYGFGTHGFKEQQDYKDEDHHGNNELVDHFAFFTSNNLK; the protein is encoded by the exons ATGAATCGTCCTGGGCGGCGAGTGAAGGAGGAAATTCCAGCGTCGGGTTCATCAGGGACGACGACGGCGGCGTCTCCTCAGCCAATGGAAGGGCTACACGAAGCGGGACCTCCGCCGTTTCTGACGAAAACATATGAAATAATAGAAGATATTGGAACAAATCATATTGTGTCTTGGAGCAGAGGCAACAATAGCTTCGTGGTTTGGGATCCTCAATCTTTTTCCTTAACTCTTCTtcccaaatattttaaacatagcAATTTCTCCAGCTTCGTTAGACAGCTTAATACCTAT GGATTTAGAAAAGTGGATCCAGATAAGTGGGAATTTGCTCATGAAGGTTTTTTGAGAGGGCAAAAACATCTTTTGAAGCTGATTCGGAGGAGGAAAGCGTCGCAACCGAACGCTTCTCATCAAGCTCCGGATTCTTGTGTTGAGGTCGGCCGATTTGGGCTCGACGGAGAAGTCGATCGGTTGCAACGTGATAAGCAG GTATTGATGGCAGAGGTAGTGAAGCTAAGACAACAgcaacaaaacacaaaaacgTATCTCCAAACAATGGAACGTCGTTTAAAGAAGACAGAGACAAAACAACAGCTAATGATGAACTTCTTAGCAAGAGCAATACAAAACCCTGATTTCATCCAACAATTAATCCACCAAAAAGACAAACACAAAGAATTGGAAGAAACCATCAATCGAAAACGAAGACGACACATCGACCAAGGCCAACCTGACTttgaagacgaagaagaaaaagaagatgattaTGATCATCTACCTCCATTCGTCAACGACGACATCGAAATGGATGTCGACTTACTTCCCATTGGTGACGAAGAGCATCTAATGAAATACCATGTCcctaagaaagaaataatggaTGAGAACTGTGAGAGAAATGTTGATAATattgaagatttgaatgaagGGTTTTGGGAGAATTTGTTGAATGAGGCCAATGAAGAAGATCATTATGGATTTGGAACTCATGGCTTTAAGGAACAACAGGATTATAAGGATGAGGATCATCATGGGAATAATGAATTGGTTGATCACTTTGCTTTTTTCACTTCCAATAATCTTAAATAA
- the LOC101222530 gene encoding transmembrane emp24 domain-containing protein p24beta3: MERRVREKGLGFLLAAFLLLSLIAGIDSISVTVNEVECVYEYVLYEGDSVSGNFVVVDHDIFWGADHPGIEFTVTSPAGNVVHSLKETSGDKFEFKAPRSGMYKFCFHNPYSTPETVSFYIHVGHIPNEHDHAKDEHLDPINVKIAELREALESVISEQKYLKARDARHRHTNESTRKRVIFYTVGEYLLLAVASGLQVIYIRRLFSKSVAYNRV; encoded by the exons ATGGAGAGGAGGGTGAGAGAGAAGGGTCTCGGATTTCTGTTGGCGGCTTTTCTTCTGTTGAGCCTAATCGCCGGAATCGATTCCATTTCTGTCACTGTGAACGAGGTTGAATGCGTCTATGAGTACGTATTGTACGAAGGCGACTCTGTTTCTGGGAATTTTGTCGTCGTCGATCATGATATTTTCTGGGGTGCCGATCATCCCGGCATCGAATTCACT GTTACATCCCCCGCAGGTAATGTGGTACATTCTTTGAAGGAGACATCTGGTGACAAGTTTGAGTTTAAGGCTCCTCGCAGTGGAATGTATAAATTCTGTTTTCATAATCCCTACTCGACTCCAGAGACGGTTTCTTTCTACATCCATGTTGGTCACATTCCCAACGAACATGACCATGCTAAAGATG AACATCTAGACCccataaatgttaaaattgcAGAGCTTAGAGAGGCATTGGAGTCAGTCATTTCTGAGCAGAAATATCTGAAAGCACGTGATGCACGCCACCGTCaca CAAATGAGAGTACAAGAAAGCGTGTAATTTTCTATACAGTGGGAGAGTATTTGTTGCTTGCTGTTGCAAGTGGCCTTCAGGTCATTTATATTCGTCGGCTCTTCAGCAAGTCGGTTGCGTATAACCGTGTCTGA